One part of the Sarcophilus harrisii chromosome 5, mSarHar1.11, whole genome shotgun sequence genome encodes these proteins:
- the LOC100924058 gene encoding olfactory receptor 2A1/2A42-like encodes MESNKTTVTDFILLGFLVSPKMHLVLFGIFFLLYTFTLLGNGVILALIHLDSRLHTPMYFFLTQLAIVDISYASNTVPQMLANLLDPVKPITFAGCIMQTYLFLMFALIECILLVMMSYDRYVAICHPLRYTLIMSWRMCGSLTITSWVCGSLLALVHVLLLLRLPFCGPREINHFFCEILSVLKLACADIWLNKLVIFVACVFILVVPLCLVLISYSHILGAILRIQSGEGRKKAFSTCSSHLCVVGLFFGSAIITYMTPNTKNSEEQQKILFLFYSFFNPTLNPLIYSLRNAEVKDALRRVFKRERPI; translated from the coding sequence ATGGAGAGCAACAAGACCACAGTGACAGATTTCATTCTCCTGGGATTTCTTGTTAGCCCTAAGATGCACCTGGttctctttggaattttcttcctaCTCTACACCTTTACTCTGCTAGGAAATGGAGTCATCTTGGCTCTGATTCATCTTGATTCCAGACTCCACACTCCCATGTACTTCTTCCTCACACAACTGGCGATTGTTGACATCTCTTATGCCTCAAACACAGTACCCCAGATGCTGGCAAATCTCCTGGATCCAGTCAAACCTATCACTTTTGCAGGTTGCATAATGCAGACCTATCTGTTTTTGATGTTTGCCCTCATAGAATGTATTCTCTTGGTAATGATGAGCTATGATCGGTATGTGGCAATCTGCCATCCACTCAGATACACACTCATTATGAGCTGGAGAATGTGTGGTTCACTTACTATCACATCCTGGGTTTGTGGATCTCTCCTGGCATTGGTCCATGTGCTTCTCCTCCTTAGGTTGCCCTTCTGTGGACCTCGAGAAATCAACCACTTCTTCTGTGAAATCCTATCTGTACTGAAACTTGCCTGTGCAGACATATGGCTCAACAAATTGGTCATCTTTGTCgcctgtgtttttattttagttgttCCACTCTGCTTGGTCCTAATTTCCTACTCACATATCCTTGGTGCTATCCTAAGAATCCAgtcaggagaaggaagaaagaaagcctTCTCCACCTGCTCTTCCCATCTTTGTGTGGTTGGGCTTTTCTTTGGTAGTGCCATAATCACTTACATGACCCCTAACACCAAGAACTCTGAAGAGCAACagaaaattcttttcttattttacagtttcTTTAATCCTACCCTAAATCCTTTGATCTACAGCCTGAGAAATGCAGAAGTAAAAGATGCTCTAAGAAGAGTCTTTAAGAGGGAGAGACCAATTTGA
- the LOC100917525 gene encoding olfactory receptor 2A1/2A42-like: MESNKTTVTDFILLGFLVSPKMHLVLFGIFFLLYTFTLLGNGVILALIHLDSRLHTPMYFFLSQLAIVDISYASNTVPQMLANLLDPIKPISFAGCIMQTYLFVTFALIECILLVMMSYDRYVAICHPLRYTLIMSWRMCGSLTITSWVCGSLLALVHVLLLLRLPFCGPREINHFFCEILSVLKLACADIWLNKLVIFIASVFILVVPLCLVLISYTHIFSAVLRIQSGEGRKKAFSTCSSHLCVVGLFFGNAIITYMTPNTKNSEEQQKILFLFYSFFNPTLNPLIYSLRNAEVKDALRRVFKRERPI; this comes from the coding sequence ATGGAGAGCAACAAGACCACAGTGACAGATTTCATTCTCCTGGGATTTCTTGTTAGTCCTAAGATGCACCTGGttctctttggaattttcttcctaCTCTACACTTTCACTCTGCTAGGAAATGGAGTCATCTTGGCTCTGATTCATCTTGATTCCAGACTCCACACCCCCATGTACTTCTTCCTCTCACAACTGGCGATTGTTGACATCTCTTATGCCTCAAACACAGTACCCCAGATGTTGGCAAATCTCCTGGATCCAATCAAACCTATCTCCTTTGCAGGTTGCATAATGCAGACCTACCTCTTTGTGACATTTGCCCTCATAGAATGTATTCTCTTGGTAATGATGAGCTATGATCGGTATGTGGCAATCTGCCATCCACTCAGATACACACTTATTATGAGCTGGAGAATGTGTGGTTCACTTACTATCACATCCTGGGTTTGTGGATCTCTCCTGGCATTGGTCCATGTGCTTCTCCTCCTTAGGTTGCCCTTCTGTGGACCTCGAGAAATCAACCACTTCTTCTGTGAAATCCTATCTGTACTGAAACTTGCCTGTGCAGACATATGGCTCAACAAATTGGTCATTTTTATTGCCAGTGTGTTTATCTTAGTTGTTCCACTCTGCTTGGTCCTAATTTCCTATACACATATTTTTAGTGCTGTCCTGAGAATCCAgtcaggagaaggaagaaagaaagcctTCTCCACCTGTTCCTCCCATCTCTGTGTAGTTGGGCTTTTCTTTGGTAATGCCATAATCACTTACATGACCCCTAACACCAAGAACTCTGAAGAGCAACagaaaattcttttcttattttacagtttcTTTAATCCTACCCTAAATCCTTTGATCTACAGCCTGAGAAATGCAGAAGTAAAAGATGCTTTAAGAAGAGTCTTTAAGAGGGAGAGACCAATTTGA
- the LOC100917786 gene encoding olfactory receptor 13-like encodes MTINQTLIREFILMGFSVGPDMRMFLFGLFSLMYVFTLLGNGVILVLICLDSKLHTPMYFFLSHLAIVDISYACNTVPQMLANLLDPLKPVSYAGCLTQTFLFLTFAHTECLLLVVMSYDRYVAICHPLRYSVIMSWRVCITLALTSWALGYLLALVHLILLLPLPFCGPQKINHFFCEILAVLKLACADTHINEILVLAGAASVLIGPFFSIVISYMRIICAILQIQSGEGRQKAFSTCSSHLCVVGLFYGTAIIMYIGPKHGNNKGQQKYLLLFHSLFNPMLNPLIYSLRNNEVKGALKRVLGKETLS; translated from the coding sequence ATGACAATCAATCAGACGCTGATCAGAGAATTCATTTTGATGGGATTTTCTGTAGGACCTGACATGCGAATGTTCCTGTTTGGACTCTTCTCTCTGATGTATGTCTTCACCCTGTTAGGGAATGGAGTGATCTTAGTACTCATCTGTCTGGATTCCAAACTCCACACCCCCATGTATTTCTTCCTCTCACATTTGGCTATTGTTGACATTTCCTATGCCTGCAATACTGTGCCCCAGATGCTAGCAAACCTACTGGATCCACTCAAGCCCGTCTCATATGCTGGGTGCCTAACTCAGACCTTTCTCTTTTTGACTTTTGCCCACACAGAATGTCTCCTCCTAGTAGTAATGTCTTATGATCGCTATGTAGCAATCTGTCACCCCCTCAGATACTCTGTAATCATGAGTTGGAGGGTATGTATCACTCTAGCACTGACCTCTTGGGCCCTTGGGTACCTTTTGGCCCTGGTCCATCTAATTTTATTATTGCCATTGCCTTTCTGTGGTCCCCAGAAAATCAATCACTTTTTCTGTGAAATCTTAGCTGTTCTTAAACTTGCCTGTGCTGACACTCATATCAATGAGATCTTGGTCTTGGCTGGGGCTGCTTCTGTGTTAATTGGACCCTTTTTTTCAATTGTGATCTCTTACATGAGAATAATCTGTGCAATCCTGCAAATCCAATCaggagaagggagacagaaagcTTTCTCTACCTGCTCCTCCCATCTCTGTGTAGTAGGACTTTTCTATGGCACTGCCATCATCATGTACATTGGACCCAAGCATGGGAATAATAAAGGGCAGCAGAAATATCTCCTCCTATTCCACAGTCTATTTAACCCCATGCTGAACCCCCTTATTTATAGTCTAAGGAATAATGAAGTAAAAGGTGCTCTGAAGAGAGTTTTGGGGAAGGAGACATTGTCATAA
- the LOC100924585 gene encoding olfactory receptor 13-like has translation MINNQTVVKEFILMGFPVGPDMRMFLLGLFSLLYAFTLMGNGVILGLISLEARLHTPMYFFLSHLAIVDISYACNTVPQMLANLLDPVKPISYPGCLTQTFLFLTFALTECLLLVVMSYDRYVAICHPLRYTVIMNWRMCISLALTSWALGFLLALAHLILLLPLPFCGPQKINHFFCEILAILKLACADTHINEILVLAGAASVLVGPLSSIVISYMRILCAVLRIQSREGRQKAFSTCSSHLCVVGLFYGTAIIMYIGPKHGNPKEQKKYLLLFHSLFNPMLNPLIYSLRNHEVNGALKRVLGKGRPF, from the coding sequence ATGATAAACAATCAGACAGTGGTTAAAGAATTCATTCTGATGGGATTTCCTGTTGGCCCCGACATGCGAATGTTTCTCCTTGGACTCTTCTCTCTGCTATATGCCTTCACCCTAATGGGGAATGGAGTAATCTTAGGACTCATCTCTCTGGAGGCCAGACTCCACACCcccatgtattttttcctctcacaCTTGGCAATAGTTGACATTTCATATGCCTGTAACACTGTGCCTCAGATGCTAGCAAACCTGCTGGACCCAGTCAAACCCATCTCATATCCTGGGTGCCTAACTCAGACATTTCTCTTTTTGACTTTTGCCCTCACagaatgtcttctcttggtaGTAATGTCTTATGATCGCTATGTGGCAATCTGCCACCCCCTCAGATATACTGTCATCATGAATTGGAGAATGTGTATCTCTCTAGCACTCACCTCTTGGGCCCTTGGGTTCCTTCTGGCCTTGGCCCACCTAATTTTATTGCTGCCATTGCCTTTCTGTGGTCCCCAGAAAATCAATCACTTTTTTTGTGAAATCTTAGCTATTCTCAAACTTGCTTGTGCTGACACTCATATCAATGAGATCTTGGTCTTGGCTGGGGCTGCTTCTGTGTTGGTGGGACCCCTTTCCTCAATTGTAATCTCCTACATGCGAATCCTCTGTGCAGTCTTGCGTATCCAGTCAAGGGAAGGCAGACAGAAAGCTTTTTCTACATGCTCCTCCCATCTCTGTGTAGTAGGACTCTTCTATGGCACTGCCATCATTATGTACATTGGACCCAAGCATGGGAACCCCAAGGAGCAAAAGAAATATCTTCTTCTGTTCCATAGCCTATTTAACCCAATGCTGAATCCCCTTATTTACAGTCTAAGGAACCATGAAGTAAACGGTGCCCTAAAGAGAGTTCTAGGGAAAGGAAGACCATTCTAA